From a region of the Mercurialis annua linkage group LG1-X, ddMerAnnu1.2, whole genome shotgun sequence genome:
- the LOC126664968 gene encoding uncharacterized protein LOC126664968 isoform X2, translating into MAAAIVMSLISPFVEICKDPFVEYIVLPIKRCISYSFTYKIKVQRLQDLTGKLKDKRDRLQDSVGDAERNGEVVYENVRNWLSHSETAIQEAEVLVNAQDETAKKRCFVGLCPSLKTRHQFSKKAEEKASAIDKLDQQEAGLHPISHRPHRQQHVDPSVFALEELESRLCILKQVMEALKDPNLNRVGVWGMGGVGKSTLAKEVHSLALKEKLFDDVVFVAVSEKPDLGEIQKIIAGVLGVNFDVEDRLLRASHVFERIKGKKILIILDDIWKKIDLHHIGIPAGADGKDCKILLTSREKRVLLNEMDAQKEFMLQVLTYEEACSMFARTVPHAKDPEFNAIAIEVVKKCAGVPLLIELVAGYLQNCKELGIWEEKLKQLSNFKDEEIVSKVHRSLKSSYDKLIGDEIKSFFLLCALGGQSNIEIKYLLRYCIGLDLFDERPTVDDARKRVYYLINELQDCCLLLKGDMEGYVKMHDIVLDAALSIACTEKHAFICRSSAILTELPKKDCTKISLPFCDFQNFTGSHSATFKFECQNAEMLLLLTEDISLKVSDSFFEGVKKLKVLDFTVMGLGRLPSSIKLLTNLQTLSLDSCHLDGLSIIGELKQLKVLSFVDAYMVELPKELEQLTRLKILDLSNCSKLKVIPANVFSKLTMLEELYMCNFILWEVDGNASVEELEHLSHLTTLEMQVLDLEMIPNSFFFNFKALQNFRIVIGDVWDSEVNDECSRIFKLKFKTSIYSKQGVLKLLKDCDNLYLDEVWGIESVLYDLDGDGFRRLKHLRVQNDPTIQHIVNSTNSSSCPAFPILQSVFLDNLLSLESLSNGRPAVGSFSILKDLKIKNCVRLTTLFLLSGNDQEEIINVELTHLCSLTLDSLPLLRSVCNKSKVPLESHARHKPLIVDNPTFQEGVSSDCEPLSLFNRLVSLPNLENLTITSVCCEKIWQDRLSMTSSNLTSLIVERCHNLRHLFTASMAKSLSQLKQIQIENCDLIKEIILTEDAVDETEKICFPKLESLTLQGLPKLSRFCTGHPIEFLSLQKLDIRSCFNLTTFVVADIQQVNSEVNNYSETQFLFNGMVEFPKLEILKLYEMDDLANVWHNELMPNSFSKLNALDISKCRNLLRIFPPHDLPQFHTLERLTIENCDSLQEIFQFQESKAEEGTYAAVEFKLRELKIYFLGKLKMIWSKDPPTVFTFREIQSVEVHGCGALENIFPTSIATDLSQLQSLEIMFCGIEGIVAKSESTESEPYFKFPQLTSLALNGLPKLKCLYPGRHRAVEWPKLNYLHLMGCDSTMIFGSEEEARGERDNEDNISFQPLFIFEKLNRNLEQLSLHHSYLLRIQIGKSLANCFSKLKVLTLKDLRPESFIVLSGFLKTQYTLEELVVIDSSLEELFLNDEVTVYAPLKRMTISNAFNLKHIWKQDARLKPVTQYLQTLTIESCDSLCKIVQSASSFRNLATLKLKYCGKLKSLLTVSTAKTMVNLTKMSLVCCDGMTEVVENDGDHNEDEVVFNKLQTLKLLNLCSLSSFAPGNSAFSFPLLEEVFVHLCPQMMIFSAGVLSTPKLRSVKKFKYSRDNPFWEGNLKATIAYLFVESLLPQGVEKAISLSDFPGLKEHWHDQHLGRRFLSVESLTVDGCASFTKALSANLLHSLNKLTKLEVRKCGSMEQVFDLEGMSPDKGRVGLLPRLCELRLIDLPMLRTLWNKNPTNILDLRNLTLLKVENCNRLKYAFTQNVSLCLVLLQEIHLKKCPMMEGIIEQGESEEEVVSEIICPSLKKISIHDCPNLRTLFTAEHRPKIEFGRRIRLGKVLPKLEELSLDSNSTGNLLDSEFLLEFYSKLKFVELISISKKSCFCLVNFLLRLPNLEKLVVCSSSLKELFFLEGISAYNSASFQNLTTLEVRNWDKLMSLVPLSVAKSMVQLVTLRVKSCDMMLEIVASEQDRTTYEIVFSKLRNIQLEDLHSLSSFCPGNYSFNFPSLEQVTVFRCPNMRIFCPGVLSTPNLDSVKVSRSKFRLEEYGDLNATIQELHLKMTG; encoded by the exons ATGGCTGCTGCTATAGTCATGTCTCTTATTTCACCGTTCGTTGAAATCTGCAAGGACCCATTTGTAGAGTACATTGTTCTCCCCATCAAACGGTGTATCAGTTATTCCTTCACCTACAAGATCAAGGTTCAGAGACTCCAAGATTTGACCGGCAAGTTGAAGGACAAAAGAGACAGGTTGCAGGACTCCGTTGGTGATGCTGAAAGAAATGGGGAAGTTGTCTATGAGAATGTTCGAAACTGGCTGTCTCATTCAGAAACAGCCATTCAAGAGGCAGAGGTGCTTGTCAATGCCCAAGACGAAACAGCCAAGAAGAGGTGTTTTGTGGGATTGTGTCCCAGTTTGAAGACCCGCCACCAGTTTAGCAAGAAAGCTGAGGAGAAAGCTTCCGCAATTGATAAGCTGGATCAGCAGGAAGCGGGTCTCCATCCAATTTCCCACCGTCCCCATCGTCAGCAGCATGTTGATCCATCTGTTTTTGCTCTCGAAGAACTTGAATCGAGGTTGTGCATTCTGAAGCAAGTTATGGAGGCTCTTAAGGATCCTAATCTCAACAGGGTCGGAGTGTGGGGAATGGGCGGTGTGGGAAAATCCACACTAGCAAAGGAGGTCCATAGCCTCGCTTTAAAAGAGAAGCTGTTCGACGATGTGGTTTTTGTTGCCGTATCTGAAAAGCCTGATCTCGgggaaattcaaaaaataattgcTGGTGTCCTGGGTGTGAATTTCGACGTGGAGGATAGGCTTCTCCGAGCAAGTCATGTCTTTGAGAGGATCAAAGGGAAGAAAATTCTTATAATTCTTGATGATATATGGAAGAAAATTGATTTGCATCACATTGGAATACCGGCTGGAGCTGATGGCAAAGATTGCAAAATACTGCTGACTTCAAGGGAGAAACGTGTATTACTAAATGAGATGGATGCACAGAAAGAATTCATGCTTCAAGTTCTAACTTATGAAGAGGCTTGCAGTATGTTTGCGAGGACTGTCCCTCATGCTAAAGATCCAGAGTTTAATGCCATTGCCATTGAAGTCGTCAAAAAATGTGCAGGAGTGCCACTGCTAATTGAACTTGTTGCAGGGTACTTGCAGAATTGTAAGGAGTTAGGAATTTGGGAAGAGAAACTGAAGCAACTGTCCAACTTCAAGGATGAAGAAATAGTCTCGAAAGTGCACCGGTCTTTAAAGTCAAGCTACGACAAACTGATTGGCGatgaaatcaaatcatttttcttGCTTTGTGCTCTGGGTGGACAATCTAACATTGAAATCAAATACTTATTGAGGTATTGTATTggtctggatttgtttgatgAGAGGCCTACTGTCGATGATGCAAGAAAAAGAgtatattatttgattaatgAACTTCAAGATTGCTGCTTGTTATTAAAAGGTGACATGGAAGGGTATGTCAAAATGCACGACATCGTTCTAGATGCTGCTTTGTCTATCGCATGCACAGAGAAACATGCATTTATATGTCGAAGTAGTGCTATATTGACGGAATTGCCAAAAAAGGATTGCACTAAAATTTCCTTGCCATTCTGTGATTTTCAGAATTTTACCGGATCTCATTCAGCAACTTTCAAATTTGAATGTCAAAATGCAGAGATGTTGCTGCTCCTTACTGAAGATATTTCTTTAAAAGTTTCTGATTCATTTTTTGAAGGAGTTAAGAAGCTCAAAGTGTTGGATTTTACAGTAATGGGGCTGGGGCGCCTTCCTTCATCCATCAAACTCCTAACAAACCTGCAAACATTGAGTTTAGATAGTTGTCATTTGGATGGGTTATCTATCATTGGAGAGCTTAAGCAATTGAAGGTCCTGAGTTTTGTTGATGCCTATATGGTTGAACTTCCTAAAGAATTAGAGCAGTTGACTCGGCTCAAGATTCTAGATTTGAGCAATTGCTCTAAATTGAAAGTTATTCCTGCTAATGTCTTTTCAAAGTTGACTATGTTAGAAGAGTTGTATATGTGCAACTTTATACTCTGGGAGGTTGATGGTAATGCAAGCGTTGAAGAGTTGGAGCATTTATCTCACCTAACAACTCTGGAAATGCAAGTTTTAGATCTCGAGATGATACCAAATTCTTTCTTCTTCAATTTCAAAGCGTTGCAAAATTTCAGAATAGTAATAGGAGATGTTTGGGACTCGGAAGTGAATGATGAGTGCTCAAGAATATTCAAGCTCAAGTTTAAGACAAGCATTTATTCAAAGCAAGGGGTACTGAAGTTATTGAAGGATTGTGATAATCTGTACTTAGATGAAGTGTGGGGAATTGAGAGTGTGCTGTATGATCTTGATGGGGACGGCTTTCGGCGATTGAAACATCTTCGTGTCCAGAATGATCCTACGATTCAACATATTGTCAATTCAACAAATTCGTCTTCATGTCCAGCATTTCCCATTCTACAGTCGGTGTTTCTGGATAATCTATTGAGCTTAGAGAGTCTTTCTAATGGCCGACCGGCAGTAGGGTCTTTCAGCATACTGaaagatttgaaaataaaaaattgtgtGAGATTAACAACTCTGTTTTTGTTGTCTGGCAATGATCAAGAAGAAATTATTAATGTTGAGTTGACCCACTTATGCTCTTTGACATTGGACAGTCTACCACTGCTTAGAAGCGTATGCAATAAAAGTAAGGTGCCACTAGAATCTCATGCGAGACACAAACCGTTGATAGTTGATAATCCAACATTTCAGGAAGGCGTGTCATCAGACTGTGAGCCACTATCACTTTTCAACAGACTG GTTTCTCTTCCTAACTTGGAGAATCTTACAATAACATCAGTTTGTTGTGAAAAGATATGGCAAGACCGCCTCTCCATGACATCTTCAAATTTAACAAGTTTGATTGTTGAGAGGTGCCATAATTTGCGACATTTGTTTAcagcttcaatggctaaaagtCTTTCACAGCTCAAACAAATTCAGATAGAAAATTGTGATCTCATTAAAGAGATAATTCTCACAGAAGACGCTGTAGATGAAACAGAGAAGATATGTTTCCCTAAACTAGAAAGCTTGACGCTTCAAGGTCTTCCGAAGTTAAGTAGATTTTGCACTGGGCATCCAATTGAATTTCTGTCTCTTCAAAAATTGGATATTAGAAGTTGCTTTAATTTGACTACCTTTGTTGTTGCCGATATCCAACAAGTTAACTCAGAGGTGAACAACTACTCTGAAACACAATTTCTCTTTAATGGAATG GTTGAGTTTCCTAAGTTAGAGATATTGAAGCTTTATGAAATGGATGACTTAGCAAACGTATGGCACAATGAACTCATGCCTAATTCCTTCTCCAAACTAAATGCCTTGGATATTAGTAAATGTCGTAATCTATTAAGGATATTTCCACCTCACGACTTGCCTCAATTCCATACACTGGAGAGGTTGACCATTGAGAATTGTGATTCACTGCAAGAAATATTTCAATTCCAAGAATCGAAGGCTGAAGAAGGCACATATGCTGCGGTAGAATTTAAGCTTAGAGAATTGAAAATCTACTTCCTTGGCAAACTGAAGATGATATGGAGTAAGGATCCACCAACAGTTTTTACTTTTCGAGAAATACAGTCGGTGGAAGTTCATGGCTGTGGAGCTCTGGAAAATATATTTCCAACCTCTATAGCTACAGACCTTTCTCAGCTTCAAAGTTTAGAGATCATGTTTTGTGGAATAGAGGGAATTGTAGCGAAAAGTGAAAGCACAGAATCAGAGCCTTATTTTAAGTTTCCTCAACTCACATCTCTTGCACTTAATGGTCTACCGAAATTAAAGTGTTTGTATCCGGGGAGGCATAGAGCGGTCGAGTGGCCAAAGTTGAATTATTTGCATTTGATGGGATGTGACAGCACAATGATATTTGGTTCAGAAGAAGAAGCACGTGGAGAAAGAGACAACGAAGATAATATCTCATTTCAACctctttttatatttgaaaag CTCAATCGCAACTTGGAGCAATTGTCGTTACACCACAGTTATTTGCTGAGAATACAGATTGGCAAATCTCTAGCCAATTGCTTTTCCAAACTAAAAGTACTTACATTGAAAGACTTAAGGCCTGAATCATTCATCGTTCTCTCTGGTTTCCTCAAAACACAATACACTCTGGAGGAACTTGTTGTTATTGATAGTTCTTTAGAAGAGCTGTTCTTAAATGATGAGGTTACAGTATATGCCCCACTGAAACGTATGACCATATCCAATGCTTTTAATTTAAAGCATATATGGAAGCAAGACGCCAGATTGAAACCAGTTACTCAATATCTTCAAACTCTGACAATTGAGAGCTGTGATAGTTTATGCAAAATAGTGCAATCAGCATCATCCTTCCGAAATTTAGCAActctaaaactaaaatattgtGGGAAGTTGAAAAGCTTGTTAACTGTCTCGACCGCGAAAACTATGGTAAACCTCACAAAAATGAGCCTAGTTTGCTGTGATGGGATGACTGAAGTGGTGGAAAACGATGGAGATCACAATGAGGATGAGGTGGTTTTTAACAAATTGCAAACTTTGAAACTTCTGAATTTATGTAGTCTCTCCAGCTTTGCCCCGGGGAATTCTGCCTTTAGTTTCCCATTGTTAGAAGAAGTTTTCGTTCATTTATGCCCTCAGATGATGATTTTCTCTGCCGGAGTCTTGAGCACACCAAAGCTACGATCAgtcaaaaagttcaaatattcaCGGGATAATCCATTTTGGGAGGGAAACCTTAAGGCTACCATTGCATATTTGTTTGTGGAGAGTCTCTTACCACAAggg GTTGAAAAAGCTATCAGTCTATCCGACTTTCCGGGTCTAAAAGAGCATTGGCATGACCAGCACCTGGGGCGGCGCTTCCTCAGTGTAGAATCTCTAACAGTGGATGGGTGTGCATCATTCACAAAAGCTCTATCAGCCAATCTGCTGCACTCATTGAACAAGCTAACGAAGTTGGAAGTAAGAAAGTGTGGATCAATGGAACAAGTATTCGACTTGGAAGGAATGTCTCCAGATAAAGGGCGTGTTGGGCTGCTGCCTCGATTATGTGAATTGCGCTTAATTGACCTACCTATGTTGAGAACTTTATGGAACAAGAACCCTACAAATATTTTGGACTTGAGGAACCTTACATTGCTCAAAGTGGAAAACTGTAACAGATTGAAATATGCATTTACCCAGAATGTATCCTTGTGCCTTGTGCTACTCCAGGAGATACATCTGAAAAAATGCCCAATGATGGAAGGAATAATCGAACAGGGGGAATCAGAGGAAGAAGTAGTGTCTGAGATCATTTGTCCTTCATTGAAGAAGATTAGCATACATGACTGTCCAAATCTGAGAACATTGTTTACCGCTGAACATAGGCCAAAAATAGAGTTTGGAAGGAGGATAAGGCTGGGCAAG GTACTTCCCAAGTTGGAAGAGTTGTCATTAGACAGCAACTCTACTGGAAATTTACTGGACAGCGAATTCCTGCTGGAGTTCTATTCCAAACTAAAATTTGTGGAACTGATTTCCATTTCAAAGAAATCGTGTTTTTGTCTCGTTAATTTTCTTCTAAGATTACCCAATCTGGAAAAGCTTGTTGTCTGTAGCTCATCTCTCAAAGAATTATTCTTTTTGGAAGGAATAAGTGCCTATAATTCTGCATCTTTTCAAAATCTAACAACTCTAGAAGTACGGAACTGGGATAAATTGATGAGCTTGGTACCGCTGTCGGTGGCCAAAAGTATGGTGCAACTTGTGACATTAAGAGTAAAATCGTGTGATATGATGCTGGAAATAGTAGCAAGTGAACAAGACAGGACAACATATGAGATTGTTTTCAGTAAATTGAGAAATATACAACTTGAAGATTTACATAGCCTGAGTAGCTTCTGTCCTGGCAATTACAGCTTTAACTTTCCATCTTTGGAACAAGTGACTGTATTTCGTTGTCCCAATATGAGGATTTTCTGTCCAGGAGTCTTAAGTACGCCAAACCTGGATTCCGTGAAAGTCTCACGTTCTAAATTCAGATTGGAAGAATATGGCGATCTCAATGCCACGATTCAAGAATTGCACTTGAAAATG ACTGGATGA